A portion of the Armatimonadota bacterium genome contains these proteins:
- a CDS encoding DUF3857 domain-containing protein, with product MLIPQLLLLIALFPTQDGLSDELRQAIQSAPSADRFPNSSLLTILRRETTFLGPDATTITRIRTVRKVLTDAGRSAAEVSLNYSGHYDQMTILTARTIQSDGRVQNVLPASISDEPVYSGAAMYEDTRAKSFVFPDVRVGSVLELEYETDSRPRMPGFFHHSEFLLSSTPTVQSSTVITAAPRWKLRHRSLNGAPPIKIETLSDGRNRYTIEYSQLEELKGEPNMPPPKQIFPYVEIASETSWAEVDKWFQSLAKGREALPAIAKTVVQGIVSRHSSLEDRVKAVYRWVQQNIRYVAVELGESGYQPHSAEQICTSKYGDCKDMSTLLVGMLRAAQVEATWALIRFDSRNEPPDLYWEGPYSFDHCIARAQVGDRVYWLDATGGYFGAEDVPSSLAGCKALVIEKGQFEKLPDFGALPPMMEVDASVIVKPDGSATVKLALTGRQDMAAQLRATFADLSPKELEEIKESMPKSFAKSGKITNLTWTDTDDWDRPMTMTADMELQEFALTPGNVMLVPRSLGGFAGAGGSAAFTDPSRKYPIFFTEAPKTKTSIRIEFPEGFELLASPDLKSKDFPGSRIESDFKLSGNVLTSTSLVIGKDETLPVDKYEDVRKAYLKQSKLAREVFVLRKKVE from the coding sequence ATGCTGATACCCCAATTATTGCTTCTGATCGCCCTATTCCCAACCCAAGACGGGCTCAGCGACGAGCTTCGTCAAGCAATCCAGTCTGCCCCGTCGGCAGATCGCTTCCCAAACTCCTCGCTCCTGACGATCTTGAGGCGCGAAACCACATTTCTTGGACCCGACGCAACGACTATAACAAGAATCCGTACGGTCCGCAAGGTGCTGACCGATGCCGGACGGTCCGCCGCCGAAGTCAGCCTAAACTACAGCGGCCATTACGACCAAATGACCATCCTAACCGCCAGAACTATTCAGTCGGACGGCCGAGTACAGAACGTTCTTCCTGCCAGCATCTCGGACGAACCGGTCTACTCGGGCGCAGCCATGTACGAAGACACCCGAGCCAAATCGTTCGTCTTCCCGGATGTTCGAGTCGGATCGGTGTTAGAGCTGGAATACGAAACCGATAGCAGGCCCAGAATGCCGGGCTTCTTCCATCACTCCGAGTTCCTTCTTTCCTCGACTCCCACGGTTCAGTCGTCAACCGTCATCACAGCCGCGCCCCGTTGGAAGCTCAGGCATCGATCGCTCAACGGCGCGCCTCCGATCAAGATAGAGACCCTGTCCGACGGTCGCAATCGGTACACCATCGAGTACTCGCAACTGGAAGAGCTGAAGGGCGAGCCGAACATGCCGCCGCCCAAACAAATCTTCCCTTATGTCGAAATCGCATCGGAAACGAGTTGGGCAGAGGTTGACAAGTGGTTTCAATCGCTCGCCAAAGGGCGCGAAGCCTTGCCGGCGATTGCGAAAACCGTCGTACAAGGCATCGTGAGCCGACACTCCAGCCTCGAAGATCGCGTCAAGGCCGTATACCGCTGGGTTCAGCAGAACATACGCTATGTAGCCGTCGAATTGGGCGAATCCGGCTATCAGCCGCACTCGGCCGAACAGATCTGCACCAGCAAGTACGGCGATTGTAAGGACATGTCCACCCTCTTGGTCGGAATGCTCCGTGCGGCACAAGTCGAGGCCACTTGGGCGCTGATTCGATTTGACTCGCGCAACGAACCGCCCGACCTTTACTGGGAAGGCCCCTATAGCTTCGACCACTGTATCGCCAGAGCGCAAGTCGGCGACCGAGTCTATTGGCTCGATGCGACCGGCGGGTACTTTGGCGCCGAAGATGTTCCTAGCTCTTTGGCAGGCTGCAAAGCGCTCGTTATCGAGAAGGGACAGTTCGAAAAACTCCCTGACTTTGGCGCGCTGCCCCCAATGATGGAGGTCGACGCATCCGTGATCGTCAAGCCCGATGGTTCTGCAACGGTCAAACTCGCTCTCACAGGTCGCCAAGACATGGCTGCTCAGTTGCGAGCGACCTTTGCCGACCTGAGCCCAAAGGAGCTCGAAGAGATCAAAGAGAGCATGCCCAAGTCGTTCGCCAAGTCTGGAAAGATCACAAACCTGACCTGGACCGACACTGACGACTGGGATCGACCCATGACCATGACCGCCGACATGGAGCTTCAAGAGTTCGCTCTGACGCCGGGCAACGTCATGCTGGTTCCCCGAAGTTTGGGCGGCTTTGCAGGCGCGGGCGGCAGCGCCGCCTTCACCGACCCAAGCCGCAAATACCCGATCTTCTTTACCGAGGCGCCCAAGACCAAGACTTCTATCCGCATCGAGTTCCCTGAAGGTTTCGAACTTCTGGCATCGCCGGATCTCAAGTCAAAGGATTTTCCTGGCTCTCGCATCGAGAGCGATTTCAAACTGAGCGGCAACGTCTTAACCTCAACGAGCCTTGTAATCGGTAAGGACGAGACGCTGCCGGTCGACAAGTATGAAGATGTTCGCAAAGCGTATCTCAAACAAAGCAAACTCGCCCGAGAGGTCTTTGTCCTAAGGAAAAAAGTCGAATGA